GCCATGGCATGCAGGCGTGCTCGCTGGCTCAGCTGCGCCGTCGCCTGAAACAATACCGGACATTGCAGTCGAGCACTACGAAATGATGCTGGATTTTTATGGCGAGGCCACGGCTATCCGCCATGCGCGCAAGCACCTCGGCTGGTATCTGGAGCGCTTCGCACCGTCGCTGCCGGTTTCGCAGAAGGCGGAAATCATGACATCGCATAGACGGGCAGAAGTTGTCGCGCGCCTTCGCGATGCGCTGGCGGCCGGTTTGGAAATTTCAAAAGGCCGGGAGGCAGCCTAATGGATAAGGTTCAAGCCGATCATACCGGCGGCGTTGCGATGGCAGTGCTGAACGCGATTCAAAATCCGGTGGTGATGGTCGACGAGGCAGGCTTGATCGCCTTCGCGAACTGGGAGGCGGAATCGTTTTTCGGCGCCAGCGCGTCGCACCTCGCCCGTTACAAGATCTCCACCTTCATTCCGTTCGGAAGCCCGCTACTGGCCCTGATCGATCAGGTGCGGGAGCGCAGGGCGCCGGTCAACGAATACCGCGTCGATCTGAGTTCGCCCCGCCTTGGTCAGGACAAGCTTGTCGATATCTACGTCGCGCCGGTGATCAGTGAACCCGGCTCCGTCGTCGTGGTGTTCCAGGAGCGTTCGATGGCCGACAAGATCGACCGTCAGCTGACGCACCGTGCGGCTGCCCGGTCGGTGACGGGCCTTGCATCCATGCTGGCCCACGAAATCAAGAACCCGCTCTCGGGCATTCGTGGTGCCGCCCAGCTTCTTGAGCAGTCGGTGGTCGATGAGGACCGCGCGCTGACGAGGCTCATTTGCGACGAGACAGACCGCATCGTGTCGCTGGTCGATCGCATGGAGGTTTTCTCCGACGAACGCCCTGTCGATCGTCTGCCCGTCAACATCCATTCGGTGCTCGACCACGTGAAGGCGGTGGCAAGGGCAGGCTTTGCCCGGCACATCCGCATCACAGAGAATTACGACCCGTCGCTGCCTGCAGTTTATGCCAACCGCGACCAGCTCGTGCAGGTCTTCCTCAACCTCGTGAAGAATGCAGCCGAAGCGGTCGCAGACCGGCAGGACGGCGAGATCATGCTGACGACGGCCTATCGCCCCGGCATCCGCCTTTCTGTCGCCGGAACGCGCGAGAAAATCTCGCTGCCGCTGGAGTTCTGCGTGCAGGACAACGGTCCCGGAGTGCCGTCTGACTTGCTGCCGCATCTCTTCGATCCGTTCATCACCACGAAGACGAACGGCAGCGGCCTTGGCCTTGCACTTGTCGCCAAGATCATCGGCGATCACGGCGGCATCATCGAATGCGACAGCCAGAACAACAAGACGACGTTCCGCGTCCTTATGCCGGCTTCCAAGGATGCTTCGGCCGATGATGCGGCAATTGCAAACCCAACAGGAACTTCTCGATGACAGCAACGATCCTCGTGGCGGATGATGACGCGGCCATCCGTACCGTGCTAAACCAGGCGCTCAGCCGTGCAGGTTATGATGTTCGCATCACCTCCAATGCCGCCACGCTCTGGCGCTGGGTGTCGGCTGGCGAGGGCGATCTGGTCGTGACTGACGTGGTGATGCCGGACGAGAATGCCTTCGATCTGCTTCCGAGAATCAAGAAGGCTCGTCCTGAGCTGCCGGTGCTCGTCATGAGCGCGCAGAACACCTTCATGACGGCCATCAAAGCGTCTGAGAAGGGCGCTTACGACTATCTTCCAAAGCCCTTCGACCTGACGGAACTCATCGGCATTATCGGTCGCGCGCTCGCAGAGCCGAAGAAGAAGCCTGCCAAGCTCGACGAAGACATGCAGGACGGCATGCCGCTTGTCGGCCGTTCGGCGGCCATGCAGGAAATCTATCGCGTGCTCGCCCGCCTCATGCAAACCGACCTGACGCTGATGATCACGGGCGAATCCGGGACCGGAAAGGAGCTTGTGGCCCGCGCGCTGCACGATTACGGCAAGCGCCGCAACGGACCCTTTGTGGCGATCAACATGGCAGCCATCCCTCGTGACCTCATCGAATCCGAGCTCTTCGGTCACGAAAAGGGTGCCTTTACCGGCGCGCAGAACCGTTCCACCGGCCGCTTCGAACAGGCCGAAGGCGGCACGCTCTTCCTCGATGAAATCGGCGATATGCCGATGGACGCACAAACGCGTCTTTTGCGCGTCCTGCAGCAGGGCGAATATACGACCGTCGGCGGGCGTACGCCGATCCGCACGGACGTCCGCATCGTGGCGGCGACCAACAAGGACCTGAAGCAGGCAATCAACCAGGGGCTCTTCCGCGAGGATCTCTATTACCGCTTGAACGTCGTCCCGCTGCGCCTTCCGCCGTTGCGCGACCGAGCCGAGGATATCCCCGACCTTGTTCGGCACTTCATTCAGCAGGCCGAAAAGGAAGGGCTCGGTACCAAGAGGTTTGACCAGGAAGCTATCGAGTTGATGAAGGCCTATGCCTGGCCGGGCAATGTGCGCGAGTTGGAGAACCTTATCCGCCGATTGGTGGCACTTTATCCACAGGACGTGATCACCCGCGAGATAATCGAAGCCGAGCTTCGTTCAGACGTGCCGGACAGCCCGATCGACAAGGGGCCGATCCGTGCGGGATCGATGACGATTGCTCAGGCGGTGGAAGAAAACATGCGAACCTATTTCGCAAGTTTCGGCGACAATCTGCCGCCTCCGGGCCTTTACGATCGGGTGCTGACGGAACTGGAATATCCGCTGATCCTCGCCGCATTGACGGCCACGCGCGGCAATCAGATCAAAGCGGCGGATTTGCTCGGACTGAACCGCAATACGCTGCGCAAAAAGATCCGCGAACTCGGCGTCTCCGTTTACAGAAGCTCTCGAACAGCTTGACAAGGCTGCAGCCCGCGTTGCATTTTCGCCACAATGCGTTGCTTAAAGGTCACGCATAGGGTTTGGACTTCGCCATTCGCATCGAGGCTGCTGAAGCTCATGTTTCAGGCTGTCCGGCGCCGTTTCAGCAGATGGCTGAGACGCCGGGAGCTTTGCATGCATGGCGATCATATCCATTCGATGAACCGTGACATACCGGCTCTTCTGCCGCTTGGAGTGATGACTTAATGAAGCAGGAAGCGCCACCGCCTGCGGCAGATGGCGACACGGTCTCGACCGTTACCGATCGCCGTGCGCTGTTTGCGCTGCCGGGTCTCGTCCTGGCCGGGGGCGCTTTGCTCTGTGCGACGCTGACGCTCTTCATTCTGCTGGGTGTAACGCCGATCGACCCGACCACCCGCGTCGTCATCACTTCGGTCGTGGTGAATTCCTTCTTCGTGCTTGCATTGATAGCGCTGATCGGACGTGAAGTTGCGCGGTTGCTCAAAGCGCGCACGCGCGGGCGCGCCGCTGCCCGCTTGCACATCCGGATCGTTGTCCTGTTCTCGATCGTCGCCATCACGCCGGCGATCCTGGTGGCGATCTTTGCAAGTATCACGCTGAATGCCGGGCTCGACCGCTGGTTCGCGCTGCGCACGCAATCCATCGTCAGTTCGTCGCGCAATATCGGCCAAGCTTACATGATGGAGAACGCCAGCTATCTGCAGGGGCAGACCATCTCCATGGCGAACGACCTGGAACGCAACCGGGTGCTTTATAACCTCGACCGCACAGGCTTCGGAGAGTTGATGACGCGTCAGGCGCGGGGGCGCGGGCTTTTGGGCGCATTCCTGGTTGAAAGCGACGGAACTGTCATCGTTCAGGCAGACATCAAGACCGAGAAGCCATTACCCGCCATTCCCCAGGATGCCCTGCAAAAAGCCGCCGCCGGCCAGCCGACGCTCATCCCGCCGGGCGTAACCAACCTCGTCGGCGCCATCATCAAACTCGAGCAGATTCCAAGCGCGTTCCTCTACACCGTTCGCGCCGTCGATCCGAAGGTCATGGGCGCCATGCGCATGATGGAGGAGAATGCGACGGAATACCGTTCCATGGAGGCCGGCCGCGTCTCGCTGCAGATTGCCTTCGCGGTTCTCTATATCGGCTTTGCCCTGATCGTGCTGCTTGCGGCGATCTGGACGGCTATTGCCGTTGCCGACCGGATCGTCCGCCCGATCCGCCTGCTGATCACCGCCGCCGACAGCGTGGCGTCCGGCAACATGGATATCGTCGTGCCTGTTCATGCGGTGGATGGCGACGTTGCAAACCTGTCCCGCACGTTCAACAAGATGATTTCGGAAATCCGCACACAGCGTGACGAGATTCTGGAGGCGAAGGACGAGGTCGACGACCGCCGCCGCTTCATAGAGGCCGTGCTGTCGGGTGTCACCGCCGCAGTGATAGGCGTCGAGAGCGACCGGCGGATCACCATCGTCAACAGTTCGGCCGAGACGCTGATGTCGCTGCCGGCGCGCGAGATGCTCGGGAAGCAGTTGAATGAAATTGCTCCCGAAGTCGATCACGTGCTGACCGAAGCCGCATCGCGCTACCGCGGCGATTTCCGCAAGCAGATTGCCCTTGTACGCGGCGGAACGGTGCGAACGCTGAGCGTGCAGGTCACGCGCGAGGAAGTTCGCGATACGAGCGATTCCTACGTGATCACCCTCGACGACATTACCGATCTCGTGATTGCGCAGCGCTCGACGGCCTGGGGCGACGTGGCAAGACGCATCGCCCATGAAATTAAAAACCCTCTGACGCCGATCCAGCTGTCGGCTGAACGCATCCAGCGCCGTTACGGAAAGCAGATCAATCAGGAGGACCGCGCGGTTTTCGATCAATGTACCGATACGATCATCCGGCAGGTAGGCGATATCGGTCGCATGGTCGACGAGTTCTCGGCCTTTGCACGCATGCCCAAGCCGACGAAGGAAAAGACCGATCTGCGCAATATTCTTCGCGATGCCATCTTTCTGCGCGAGATGGGCAATACGCATGTGAGTTTCCTGCAGGAGTTCGGCGACAAGCCGCTGGAGGGCCAGTTCGACAGCCGCATGTTGGGCCAGGCATTCGGAAATCTGATCAAGAACGCGGTCGAATCCATCGAGGCGGTCCCGAGCGGCGAACGCGATCAACGGAAGGTTCTCGTCAGGGCGTCGCTGGACGAGAGCCGCGACCGCTTCACGGTCGACGTCATCGACAACGGCCGGGGACTGCCGGTGGAGAACCGGCACAGCATCCTGGAGCCCTACATGACGATGCGGGAGAAGGGCACTGGCCTCGGCCTCGCAATCGTCAAGAAGATTATTGAAGAGCATGGCGGGCAGTTGGAACTGCATGATGCGCCCGCCGATTTCGACCAGGGAAGGGGGGCCATGATCCGCGTGCATCTGCCGCGTCTCGAGCCGGTTCCTGCCGCCCCGGCCTCAAATGACAAGGAAAGTGTGTATGGCCTCTGATATTCTCGTCGTCGATGACGAGCACGATATTCGCGAAATCGTTTCCGGCATCCTTTCTGATGAAGGACACGAGACGCGCACCGCGCACGACAGCGACAGCGCGCTCGCCGCGATTTCAGATCGCGCGCCGCGCTTGATTTTCCTTGATATCTGGATGCAGGGCAGCAAACTCGATGGTCTGTCATTGCTGGACGAGATCAAGACGCGCCATCCCGACATCCCGGTCGTAATGATTTCGGGCCACGGCAATATCGAAACGGCTGTTTCCGCCATCAAACGCGGCGCCTTCGATTTCATCGAGAAGCCCTTCAAGGCAGATCGCCTGATCTTGATTGCCGAACGGGCGCTGGAGAACTCGAAGCTGAAGCGGGAGGTATCCGAGCTGAAGCGGCGCGCAGGCGACGCCGTCGAGCTGATCGGCACTTCGGTCGCGGTCTCGCAGCTTCGCCAGACGATCGAAAAGGTCGCGCCGACCAACAGCCGCATCATGATCTTCGGTGCATCCGGCTCCGGCAAGGAACTGGTGGCGCGGATGATCCACAAGAAGTCGGCGCGCGCAAACGGCCCGTTCGTGGCCTTGAACGCTGCGAACATTACGCCGGAGCGCATGGAAGTCGCTCTCTTCGGGACGGAAGGCTCCCCTGGCCAAGCGCGCAAGACCGGGGCGCTGGAAGAGGCCCACCGTGGCATTCTCTATCTTGATGAAGTCGGCGAAATGCCGCGCGAGACGCAGAACAAGATCCTTCGCGTGCTTGTCGACCAGCAGTTCGAACGCGTCGGCGGATCGAAGCGCGTGAAGGTGGATGTCCGTATCATCTCGTCGACGGCTTACAATCTGGAGAGCCGCATTGCCGAAGGCTGGTTCCGCGAGGATCTTTACCATCGCCTCGCAGTCGTTCCCGTTCGCGTGCCGGCCTTGGCGGAACGCCGCGAGGACATCCCGTTCCTTGTCGATCAGTTGATGCGTCAGATTTCCGAGCAGGCCGGCATCCGTCTGCGCCGTATCGGCGACGATGCAATGGCGGTGCTGCAGGCTCATGACTGGCCAGGCAACATCCGCCAGCTGCGCAACAATATCGAACGTCTGATGATCCTTGCCCGCTCGGACGGCCCGGATGCGCCGATCACAGCCGACATGCTGCCGACGGACCTCGGCGACATGCTGCCCAAGGTGTCTGCCAAGAACGACTACCACATCATGACGCTTCCGTTGCGCGAAGCCCGCGAGATGTTCGAGAAGGATTATCTGATGGCGCAGATCAACCGCTTCGGCGGCAATATCTCGCGCACCGCGGAATTCGTCGGCATGGAGCGCTCGGCGCTTCATCGTAAGCTGAAGTCGCTCGGCGTCTGATTGCTGCGGCGCAGTTTTCTGCGCCGGTTTCCCATTTCATTGCCTTAGATTCAGGTTTTCCATGCCGAGAATATCCTATGTGAATGGCCGTTACGTGCCGCACGCCGATGCGATGGTACATATCGAAGACCGCGGCTATCAGTTCGCCGACGGCGTCTACGAGGTCTGCGAAATCCGTCATGGCTACATCGTTGATATCACGCGCCATCTCGATCGCTTGAACCGCTCGCTTGGCGAGTTGCGCATCGACTGGCCAATGAGCCGCCAGGCGATGATCCATGTGATTCGTGAAACGGCGCGCCGCAACAAGGTACGCAACGGCCTGTTCTATCTGCAGGTGACGCGCGGCGTGGCGCGCCGCGACCATGTCTTTCCGGCCGAGGGCACCAGGCCTTCGGTGGTCATTACGGCCAAAAGTACCGATCCTGCGGTCATCGCGAAGAAAAACGCAAACGGCATCAAGGCGATCACCGTTCCGGACAATCGCTGGGATCGGGTCGACATCAAGACGGTCGGTCTTCTTTCTAACGCCCTGGTTCGCCAGCAGGCAAAAGAAGCCGGCGCCCAGGAGGCCATTTATGTCGATGCCAACGGCTGCGTGAAAGAAGGTGCCGCGACCAATGTCTGGATTGTCGACGCCGACGGCACCTTGATCACGCGCCCTGCCGAACATGGCATTCTGCGCGGTATCACGCGCACGACGCTGATGGATGTCGCGGTGAAGCTCGACCTCAGGATCGTCGAACGGAACTTCACCGTCGCCGAAATGCTAGCGGCACGCGAAGTCTTCATCACGGCTGCAACAAGCATTTGTTTTCCTGTCGTTTCCATCAATGGGCAGACGATTGCCAACGGTCATCCCGGCACGATCTCGCAGAATATTCGAGAAGCCTTTTTCGACGTTGCGGAAAAGATTGCGATTTGATACCAAGATTTGCTGGACGGAAGGGATGAGGGTTACCTTCCGTCTTTCAGGAGAGGTTGATTAATATTCACCGGCTCGATCAAGCCGGCAATAAAGAAAGAAGCGGCGCGATGGCGGAACGTTCTCAGAATTTGCAGGACTTATTTCTCAATACTGTTCGCAAGCAAAAGATTTCTCTCACAATTTTTCTCATTAACGGCGTAAAGCTCACGGGCGTTGTCACTTCCTTCGACAATTTCTGCGTTCTTCTTCGCCGTGACGGCCATTCGCAACTCGTGTATAAACACGCGATCTCAACAATCATGCCTGGCCAGCCCATGCAGATGTTCGAGAGCGAAGAAGCAGCGTCCTAACAAGGTCAGCAGTCATTTCGACACGCGATACCAGGAATGATTCCATCATCCCGGAGGCTCAGAGACTTCGGGATGATATGCGGGCAACCGTCGTCGTGCCTGTGCTCAAGCAGGCGCGGGCTAAGAGTGCGCCCATCGAAGGAGCTGCGACCCGCTCGCCGGAGAGCCGCCTCGATGAAGCGACCGGTCTTGCTGAGGCAATCGATCTGGATGTGGTCAACGGCGCGATCGTACCGATCTCCGATCCGCGTCCGGCCACGCTGCTCGGCAGCGGCAAGATCGAGGAAATCAAGGCGCAGCTCGATGAGCATGATTCCGGCCTGGTGATCGTCGATCACCCGCTGACGCCGGTGCAGCAGCGCAATCTGGAGAAAGAGTGGAATGCCAAGGTCATCGATCGCACGGGCCTGATCTTGGAAATCTTCGGCCGCCGCGCCTCCACGAAGGAAGGCACGCTGCAGGTTGATCTTGCGCATCTGAACTATCAAAAGGGCCGTCTGGTCCGCAGCTGGACCCACCTTGAACGCCAGCGCGGCGGCGGCGGCTTCATGGGCGGCCCGGGCGAAACTCAGATTGAAGCCGACCGCCGTCTGCTGCAGGACCGGATCATCAAGCTGGAACGCGAGCTGGAGCAGGTCGTCCGCACCCGTCAGCTGCACCGGGCAAAACGCAAGAAGGTACCGCATCCGATCGTGGCACTGGTGGGCTATACCAACGCCGGCAAGTCGACGCTCTTCAACCGCATTACAGGCGCGGGCGTGCTCGCCGAGGACATGCTCTTCGCAACGCTCGATCCGACGCTTCGCCGCATGAAGCTGCCGCATGGCCGGACCGTCATCTTGTCCGACACCGTCGGCTTCATCTCCGATCTGCCGACGCATCTTGTCGCCGCCTTCCGCGCAACGCTCGAAGAGGTGCTGGAAGCCGATCTGATCCTCCACGTCCGCGATATGTCGGATGCCGACAATCAGGCGCAGAGCGCCGACGTGATGCGCATCCTGAATGATCTCGGTATCGACGAGGCCGAAGGCGCACGACGCATCATCGAAGTCTGGAACAAGATCGATCGTCTCGAGCCGGAAACGCATGACGCGATGGTGCAGAAGGTTGCAGGCGCCGAAAACGTGGTCGCTGTTTCGGCCATCAGCGGCGAGGGCATCGCTCACCTGATGGAGGAAATCAGCAAGCGCCTTTCCGGGGTGATGACCGCGACGACGATCAAGCTGCCATTGGGCAAGCTGGCGCTGCTGCCCTGGCTTTACGAACATTCAATCGTCGACGGCCGCGAAGACAACGAAGACGGCACGGTGACGCTCGACGTAAGGCTCGCCGAAAGCGAAGCGGCCGAATTGGAACGGCGCATGGGCGACGGCTTGAAGCCGCAGAAGGAAGACTGGGAATAGCGAGACGCTAACCGCTGATCGCTTTCAGGCAAATTCGAGACGCGCCGATTGCCGATGAAATCACCGTTCGGCACGCCCAAGGTCCTTGTGTGCAGGAGATTCTTCCCCCGTGGCATGCGGGTAAGCCACCGCTCGGCCGCGCGGTGGCTGGCTTCCTGCGAGGAAGAGTATGGAATGGTCGCCTGGTGGCAGAGGCACGCGTTCAGCGATGCCGCAAAGGACGTGCGGGTGCGGGGTGATCCTTCGAAGCCTTGCGGCTTCGCCTTCGGGCAGCCATGGTAAAGAGGGCAGATTCGACGAATGAACCCTCGACATGATGTGGAGGTGTCATTCCCTTGCGACCGCGCGTTCGATCGCCTTGGCGGCCTGCCAGATTTCCTCCATGCGCTCTAGCGTTGCAGCCTCCAGCGTTTCACCATCTGCTTCAAGTGTTTTTTCGATGTGATTGAATCTCCGTCTGAATTTCGTGTTTGTACCGCGAAGCGCCTGCTCGGGATCGGCCTGTACATGCCGGCCGATATTGGCAATGGCGAAGATCAGATCGCCGAGTTCATCGCTGACCTTCGCGTGATTGCCCTCCTTGAGTGCGGCACGAAGCTCACCGATCTCTTCTTCGATCTTGTCGAGGATGGGCTCTGGCGCCGACCAGTCAAAGCCGACCGCTGCGGCGCGTTCCTGTAGTTTCAGCGCTTCTGTGAGCGCGGGGAAACTACGCTGCACCGAGCCCAGAAAGCCTGCATTGAAATCTTCCGAAACGCCGCGCCTTGCGCGCCTTTCGGCACGCTCGTGTTTTTCCGCCTTCTTGATCTCGTCCCACTGCTTCTTGACGAGGTCCGGGGTGTCGGCACCGGACCGCGCGAAGACATGCGGGTGACGACGGATCATCTTGCGGGTGATGGCTTCAACGACGTCACCGAAGGTGAATTCGCCGGATTCTTCTGCCATGCGGGCATGGAAGACGACCTGCAGCAGCAGGTCGCCAAGTTCCTCGCAAAGATCGTCCATGTCGTTGCGTTCGATCGCATCGGAGACCTCGTAGGCTTCCTCGATCGTGTAGGGCTTGATCGTTTCGAAGGTCTGGACGATATCCCAGGGGCAGCCCGTTTCGGGATCGCGCAGGGCAGCCATGATCTCGATCAGGCGCGAAATGTCTTTTGAAGCTTCCATGATATCTCAGTTCAACGGGATGGCATTGGCGTCCTTGGACGCCTGATAGGTGTCCGACAGCGCATCGTAGCGGGCCTTGATGCCGGCGGCCTGCGCTTTCAGACCGGTTTTCAGCGGTTCGTCCTCGGTTTCGATGAGGTCGGCGATCGCAAAACTGTTCCAGAACGCGTTCTGGCGGCGATATCGGCCCGGTTCGAGGCCGAAGACCTCCTTCAGGATCTTCAGATCATGCGGGATGGCAAAGCTGTCGCGCGAATCCTCATGGCTGAAGAAATAATAGAAATTATCGAAACCCGCCCAGGTGATCGCCGACATGCACATGCTGCAGGGCTCGTGCGTCGAGAGAAATATGAGATCCTTGGTCGAGGGCTTGTCGGAAAGCTCGTAAAAGCGCTTCAATGTGTGAACTTCGCCATGCCACAGCGGATTTTCCAGTTCGTTGTTCGTTTCCGCGACGACCAGCGCCAGGTCAGACTTACGCAGGATTGCCGCGCCGAAGACCTTGTTGCCCTCGGAAACGCCGAGTTCCGTGATCGGCAGGATGTGTTTCTGGATGACTTCGAGAAGACGGGAGGCAATCGTCTTTTCCGGCATGGCGTTCTCCTGTTTTGTGCAGTTTACCGGTTGCCGCTTGGAAGCGGAATGCATGATCCCGCCGAATCTGCGCATTTGTCACCAGCTTATGATGCGCTGCAGCAGCATTTTCAAACGACCGGGCGACTTTTCTCAAATCATTGAGATGGCGAGCAAAAGAATACGCGCTCAGCGGGGCTTTCGAATTTCTGTTTCTTCAATCCGTTGACTGTAAAAGGCATAGTCGACAAACTTCGAAGTGGAATGATAATGCCTTCCAGCAACGAACAGCTCTCGGTGTTTCCCGCA
Above is a window of Rhizobium etli 8C-3 DNA encoding:
- a CDS encoding sensor histidine kinase NtrY-like translates to MKQEAPPPAADGDTVSTVTDRRALFALPGLVLAGGALLCATLTLFILLGVTPIDPTTRVVITSVVVNSFFVLALIALIGREVARLLKARTRGRAAARLHIRIVVLFSIVAITPAILVAIFASITLNAGLDRWFALRTQSIVSSSRNIGQAYMMENASYLQGQTISMANDLERNRVLYNLDRTGFGELMTRQARGRGLLGAFLVESDGTVIVQADIKTEKPLPAIPQDALQKAAAGQPTLIPPGVTNLVGAIIKLEQIPSAFLYTVRAVDPKVMGAMRMMEENATEYRSMEAGRVSLQIAFAVLYIGFALIVLLAAIWTAIAVADRIVRPIRLLITAADSVASGNMDIVVPVHAVDGDVANLSRTFNKMISEIRTQRDEILEAKDEVDDRRRFIEAVLSGVTAAVIGVESDRRITIVNSSAETLMSLPAREMLGKQLNEIAPEVDHVLTEAASRYRGDFRKQIALVRGGTVRTLSVQVTREEVRDTSDSYVITLDDITDLVIAQRSTAWGDVARRIAHEIKNPLTPIQLSAERIQRRYGKQINQEDRAVFDQCTDTIIRQVGDIGRMVDEFSAFARMPKPTKEKTDLRNILRDAIFLREMGNTHVSFLQEFGDKPLEGQFDSRMLGQAFGNLIKNAVESIEAVPSGERDQRKVLVRASLDESRDRFTVDVIDNGRGLPVENRHSILEPYMTMREKGTGLGLAIVKKIIEEHGGQLELHDAPADFDQGRGAMIRVHLPRLEPVPAAPASNDKESVYGL
- a CDS encoding two-component system sensor histidine kinase NtrB, with amino-acid sequence MDKVQADHTGGVAMAVLNAIQNPVVMVDEAGLIAFANWEAESFFGASASHLARYKISTFIPFGSPLLALIDQVRERRAPVNEYRVDLSSPRLGQDKLVDIYVAPVISEPGSVVVVFQERSMADKIDRQLTHRAAARSVTGLASMLAHEIKNPLSGIRGAAQLLEQSVVDEDRALTRLICDETDRIVSLVDRMEVFSDERPVDRLPVNIHSVLDHVKAVARAGFARHIRITENYDPSLPAVYANRDQLVQVFLNLVKNAAEAVADRQDGEIMLTTAYRPGIRLSVAGTREKISLPLEFCVQDNGPGVPSDLLPHLFDPFITTKTNGSGLGLALVAKIIGDHGGIIECDSQNNKTTFRVLMPASKDASADDAAIANPTGTSR
- the ntrC gene encoding nitrogen regulation protein NR(I); translated protein: MTATILVADDDAAIRTVLNQALSRAGYDVRITSNAATLWRWVSAGEGDLVVTDVVMPDENAFDLLPRIKKARPELPVLVMSAQNTFMTAIKASEKGAYDYLPKPFDLTELIGIIGRALAEPKKKPAKLDEDMQDGMPLVGRSAAMQEIYRVLARLMQTDLTLMITGESGTGKELVARALHDYGKRRNGPFVAINMAAIPRDLIESELFGHEKGAFTGAQNRSTGRFEQAEGGTLFLDEIGDMPMDAQTRLLRVLQQGEYTTVGGRTPIRTDVRIVAATNKDLKQAINQGLFREDLYYRLNVVPLRLPPLRDRAEDIPDLVRHFIQQAEKEGLGTKRFDQEAIELMKAYAWPGNVRELENLIRRLVALYPQDVITREIIEAELRSDVPDSPIDKGPIRAGSMTIAQAVEENMRTYFASFGDNLPPPGLYDRVLTELEYPLILAALTATRGNQIKAADLLGLNRNTLRKKIRELGVSVYRSSRTA
- a CDS encoding D-amino-acid transaminase — protein: MPRISYVNGRYVPHADAMVHIEDRGYQFADGVYEVCEIRHGYIVDITRHLDRLNRSLGELRIDWPMSRQAMIHVIRETARRNKVRNGLFYLQVTRGVARRDHVFPAEGTRPSVVITAKSTDPAVIAKKNANGIKAITVPDNRWDRVDIKTVGLLSNALVRQQAKEAGAQEAIYVDANGCVKEGAATNVWIVDADGTLITRPAEHGILRGITRTTLMDVAVKLDLRIVERNFTVAEMLAAREVFITAATSICFPVVSINGQTIANGHPGTISQNIREAFFDVAEKIAI
- the hflX gene encoding GTPase HflX; this translates as MRATVVVPVLKQARAKSAPIEGAATRSPESRLDEATGLAEAIDLDVVNGAIVPISDPRPATLLGSGKIEEIKAQLDEHDSGLVIVDHPLTPVQQRNLEKEWNAKVIDRTGLILEIFGRRASTKEGTLQVDLAHLNYQKGRLVRSWTHLERQRGGGGFMGGPGETQIEADRRLLQDRIIKLERELEQVVRTRQLHRAKRKKVPHPIVALVGYTNAGKSTLFNRITGAGVLAEDMLFATLDPTLRRMKLPHGRTVILSDTVGFISDLPTHLVAAFRATLEEVLEADLILHVRDMSDADNQAQSADVMRILNDLGIDEAEGARRIIEVWNKIDRLEPETHDAMVQKVAGAENVVAVSAISGEGIAHLMEEISKRLSGVMTATTIKLPLGKLALLPWLYEHSIVDGREDNEDGTVTLDVRLAESEAAELERRMGDGLKPQKEDWE
- the mazG gene encoding nucleoside triphosphate pyrophosphohydrolase; amino-acid sequence: MEASKDISRLIEIMAALRDPETGCPWDIVQTFETIKPYTIEEAYEVSDAIERNDMDDLCEELGDLLLQVVFHARMAEESGEFTFGDVVEAITRKMIRRHPHVFARSGADTPDLVKKQWDEIKKAEKHERAERRARRGVSEDFNAGFLGSVQRSFPALTEALKLQERAAAVGFDWSAPEPILDKIEEEIGELRAALKEGNHAKVSDELGDLIFAIANIGRHVQADPEQALRGTNTKFRRRFNHIEKTLEADGETLEAATLERMEEIWQAAKAIERAVARE
- a CDS encoding nucleoside deaminase, which codes for MPEKTIASRLLEVIQKHILPITELGVSEGNKVFGAAILRKSDLALVVAETNNELENPLWHGEVHTLKRFYELSDKPSTKDLIFLSTHEPCSMCMSAITWAGFDNFYYFFSHEDSRDSFAIPHDLKILKEVFGLEPGRYRRQNAFWNSFAIADLIETEDEPLKTGLKAQAAGIKARYDALSDTYQASKDANAIPLN
- a CDS encoding sigma-54-dependent transcriptional regulator, with amino-acid sequence MASDILVVDDEHDIREIVSGILSDEGHETRTAHDSDSALAAISDRAPRLIFLDIWMQGSKLDGLSLLDEIKTRHPDIPVVMISGHGNIETAVSAIKRGAFDFIEKPFKADRLILIAERALENSKLKREVSELKRRAGDAVELIGTSVAVSQLRQTIEKVAPTNSRIMIFGASGSGKELVARMIHKKSARANGPFVALNAANITPERMEVALFGTEGSPGQARKTGALEEAHRGILYLDEVGEMPRETQNKILRVLVDQQFERVGGSKRVKVDVRIISSTAYNLESRIAEGWFREDLYHRLAVVPVRVPALAERREDIPFLVDQLMRQISEQAGIRLRRIGDDAMAVLQAHDWPGNIRQLRNNIERLMILARSDGPDAPITADMLPTDLGDMLPKVSAKNDYHIMTLPLREAREMFEKDYLMAQINRFGGNISRTAEFVGMERSALHRKLKSLGV
- the hfq gene encoding RNA chaperone Hfq, which translates into the protein MAERSQNLQDLFLNTVRKQKISLTIFLINGVKLTGVVTSFDNFCVLLRRDGHSQLVYKHAISTIMPGQPMQMFESEEAAS